A region from the Eublepharis macularius isolate TG4126 chromosome 13, MPM_Emac_v1.0, whole genome shotgun sequence genome encodes:
- the GDPD2 gene encoding glycerophosphoinositol inositolphosphodiesterase GDPD2: MAKDGGCCHACATCLLCLYSCRWSRSKKAMKTNKCDCAWFFFLFCVCLFTLAWLYHALVTLNDFHNFNEFLFHKMEWWLDWSVVMLSGTVTLVTYSSLLLVLALSLQLCHQPLKLHWLHKILLILSVLVVATAFVGLEIQWTEQWESARIALQATGPFLHIGAVIGMTLLAWPVADCFYRTSHSALRVLLLLLYLGIVITLYLVPLGIDSPCLLENSQLPPKPALFGHRGAPMLAPENTLMSFRKALNCGVHVLETDVLVSADGVPFIMHDEKLTRTTNVQELFPTLAHSNASSFNWTELQQLNAGSWFLQKYPFPTARSLSSSEQAMVHAQKILSLNQLLEEAARHNVSVMFDLRPEEHPQYEHLVNITVETILQSGIAPELVLWLPKEFREQVKQRAPRFQQVYGRKRLNNETKELSHVNLPYQNLSSTEIRGYRRDNISVNLYVVNAPWLFSILWCAGTSSVTTNACHVLQKMEHPLWLLPRATYQMIWIVTDCVSLLLIGWAFLLLKKWSRKKESAGSDSDVLLTKIHSLLSE, encoded by the exons ATGGCAAAGGATGGGGGCTGCTGCCATGCCTGTGCCACCTGCCTGCTTTGCCTTTATAGCTGCCGCTGGTCTCGCAGTAAAAAGGCTATGAAAACTAACAAG tgtgacTGTGCCtggtttttcttcctcttctgtgtGTGTCTTTTCACACTGGCCTGGCTCTATCATGCCCTCGTCACCCTCAATGATTTCCACAATTTCAATGA GTTCCTCTTTCATAAGATGGAGTGGTGGCTCGACTGGTCAGTGGTGATGCTGTCTGGAACAGTGACTCTGGTCACCTACTCATCCCTGCTCTTG GTTCTGGCACTCAGTCTACAACTTTGCCACCAGCCCTTGAAGCTACATTGGCTGCACAAG ATCCTCCTGATCTTGTCTGTGCTTGTGGTAGCAACTGCTTTTGTGGGACTGGAAATTCAATGGACAGAGCAGTGGGAAAGTGCTCGCATTGCCTTACAG GCAACAGGCCCCTTCCTACACATCGGAGCAGTGATTGGAATGACGTTGCTTGCCTGGCCAGTGGCAGACTGCTTTTACCGTACATCCCACTCAG CCCTCAGAGTACTTCTCCTGCTACTGTATCTAGGAATAGTGATTACTTTGTATCTGGTTCCACTGGGCATTGACTCTCCCTGTCTTTTGGAGAATAGCCAGCTACCCCCCAAGCCAGCTCTGTTTGGACATCGTGGGGCTCCCATG CTTGCACCGGAGAACACACTAATGTCCTTCCGGAAGGCACTCAACTGTGGTGTACACGTACTGGAGACTGATGTCTTGGTGAG tgctgATGGAGTCCCTTTTATCATGCATGACGAGAAGCTCACCCGGACAACGAACGTGCAAGAACTCTTTCCCACTCTGGCCCATTCCAATGCCAGTTCCTTCAACTGGACAGAACTGCAGCAACTGAATGCTGGCAGTTGGTTCCTGCAG AAATACCCCTTCCCCACAGCACGAAGCCTCTCAAGCTCAGAACAGGCCATGGTGCATGCACAGAAGATCCTGTCACTAAATCAGCTGCTGGAAGAGGCCGCGAGGCACAATGTATCTGTCATGTTCGACCTACGACCTGAGGAGCATCCCCAGTATGAGCACCTTGTCAATATTACTGTGGAGACCATCCTCCAATCAGGCATTGCCCCTGAGCTG GTTCTATGGCTGCCAAAGGAGTTTCGAGAGCAGGTAAAGCAGCGGGCACCCAGGTTCCAGCAGGTCTATGGCCGGAAGAGGCTCAACAATGAAACGAAAGAGCTGTCACATGTTAATCTACCCTACCAAAATCTGAGCAGCACAGAAATCAG GGGATATCGCCGTGACAACATCTCTGTTAACCTGTATGTGGTGAATGCTCCATGGCTCTTCTCAATCCTGTGGTGTGCAGGGACCAGCTCAGTTACTACCAATGCCTGTCATGTGCTGCAGAAGATGGAGCATCCCCTCTGGCTCCTG CCACGTGCCACATACCAAATGATCTGGATTGTTACTGACTGTGTCTCCTTACTGCTAATcggctgggccttcctgctgctgaa GAAGTGGTCCCGGAAAAAAGAATCAGCAG GTTCTGACTCAGATGTGCTACTGACAAAGATCCACAGCCTTCTGTCTGAGTGA